The following proteins are co-located in the Mauremys reevesii isolate NIE-2019 linkage group 23, ASM1616193v1, whole genome shotgun sequence genome:
- the LOC120389360 gene encoding histone H4 has product MSGRGKGGKGLGKGGAKRHRKVLRDNIQGITKPAIRRLARRGGVKRISGLIYEETRGVLKVFLENVIRDAVTYTEHAKRKTVTAMDVVYALKRQGRTLYGFGG; this is encoded by the coding sequence ATGTCTGGGCGTGGTAAGGGAGGCAAGGGTCTTGGGAAAGGAGGCGCTAAGCGCCATAGGAAGGTGTTGAGGGATAACATCCAGGGTATTACGAAACCCGCTATTCGCCGTTTGGCTCGTCGTGGGGGAGTGAAGCGTATTTCAGGCCTCATTTACGAGGAGACTCGCGGGGTGCTGAAAGTGTTTCTGGAGAACGTGATCCGAGATGCTGTTACTTACACCGAGCATGCGAAGCGGAAGACTGTGACTGCTATGGACGTTGTTTATGCATTGAAGCGTCAGGGTCGGACTCTGTACGGATTTGGAGGCTAA